Below is a window of Campylobacter concisus DNA.
TTAAATGAATATTTTGATACTCTCCATAAAGGGACACTGGGGCAACCTGTTCTATTCTCCTCTTATCTAATCTACCCTTAACTATACTATGCGGACAAACGGTTGACACTTGGTTGTCATTTGGTATACCAAGATTTTCAACCTTGATATATGCTCCATTTTCCGTTTGCGTTATACTTTGCTTTTCTTCAAGATACATCGTTTCTTTTCGTCTGTCATTTCTGATGTAGTTATTTATCTTCCAATAGGTAATGACTATAACCCCTCTTTAAAAGACAATTACAAAACCTTTTGTAATTAGAATCTTTAAGTCATCATCATCTGCCCTCATAGATAGATGAAAATACAGGCATTGGCTACTTAATGGCATATCCAAAAATAAGTCGCTATCCACTATCTTTATTGAAAACATCCTTTTATCTGCCATTTTTCTCTCCTATCTTTTGTTATGAAAATGTAGCAACAAATCGTTACTCCTTTTATCTTTTAAGGAAGTCGTGTTTCACTACCCCCTTTGATTAGTACTGTCTTTGATTTAGGTACACTCCCATTTTGGGAATGTGGCATTTGTCATCTTCTTATTTTTCTTTTGTTGTTTTAGATGTCGGTCTTAAAAATACTTTTGCTTTTCTATAAACTGAATGAGCGTTTTGAAACGGTACAATAGAAAAAGCCGACTATACTTTTAACTTTTGTTGTTTCAGTATGTCGGCTTAATGTAAGCTATCTGTTTCAAATTTTTATTGTCAAGGGTGAGCGATAGTGAATGCGCTTTACCCTTGATGATAAAAAAGCGAATGAATTATATTCAGTTGTCTTTTGCCTTTAATACGGAAAAATGCTTCGGCTTTTTTCTTTGCTCCCCGCAAGGGTAAAAGCACCGCAGGTCGCAAGGACACCTAAAGGGTGTATAATTGCGCCCTTAGAAAATCTAAGGGAATTACAATTATACTATGTCCTTGCGTTTCTTAGTCTTTTTGAAATGCTCTTTGCAAAATAGCCTTTATTTCTTCATTACTTTTCTCGCTTGCTCCCTCAATTAAACTTTCTAAGATTGCTCCTCGCTCTATCAATCTATGGTTTCGCTTTTTTCTTTCTTCAAGGCTCGTTTGCTTTCTGATTTTCTTTTCCTGATTTTTAAGCTGAGATAGTTTCTTTTCATATTTTTTTTCTTCTTACTTGCTTTCAATCTTTTCTTTTACTTTTTCTAATTCTGTTTTTATTGTCCATAAATTTCATCTCCTTTCAAGTTTTTTTCATAAGAAAAGACGATAGATGTTTTACTTTCTATCGTCTTGAATCTGTATTATTCAGCTCGACAAACTGAAATTTGACTTACTTCTTGTATTTCTCAACGATTATGCCTGCTACAATACCTACAATAAATCCCGCCGTAGTAACAGCCGAAAACTTAAACTTACCCCAAAGAGAAGGAAGCGCAGAAATCGCAAGTGCATACCAAAACAGATTACTACTGAGCAACCAACCATATAAATAACTATGCTCACCAGTTGGAATATTAGTAAATAGCCAACCAATCAAGTTGCTCTCACCAATATATCACCAGATATACAGCTATGTATCCCAATGTTATATAAACATTTTTCTTTCTCAAGTATAATCACAATCCTTTGTCAAACGGGAATTTTATTCTCCTGTCACTCGTTTATAGGATCATAGTCGGAAGGGACAGGTGCTACTATACTTACAAAGATGATATCCTCATCTCCAGTATTTTTTGCTCCGTGGCAGGAGTCTTTCTTCGATACTATGACATGGCCTTTCTTGAATGGAACCTCTTCATTAGGCTGGGGGTAGAATATTCCCTCTCCCTGAAGGACGATCCATATATCGTCGGAATTGTGGTGATAGTGCTTTTGCAATGTCTGACCGGGTTTGATAACCCAGACCGATCCGCCTGTAGATTCTGTCTGATAAAACGGTGTTCTGACAGCCTTTTCCGGATCCTCTTTTTTTACAAGGTCCATGCAATAGATTCTCTGTTCGCTCATGATTATTTGCTCCTTTGTATTCCATAGTTTAATCGAAAAAATTCGATTTAATGATATACCGACAAATTCTAATTTGTCTACTTCTTTATGTTTTTTAATCGCTCATCATAATATTCTTCTACAAATTTATGATTTTGGTGTTTTTCAATTTGCTTAGTGATAAGCTCTATCATTTGCTCATTTTGTTCTACTGTGTAGTTGAAATTTTTCCAATGAGAAACATTGTCTAAACATATTTCAACCAACTTTTCAAAGGTTAATACCCTTTCATTATCGGAATAATATGTTTCTTTTATATTTTTTGTTGTTGTAACTTGTATATTAGCCTCATGAAGTATCAAGAGTTGCTAAAAACATTTCTCTTGCACCTGTTCTTCCCATTTCTTCAGGTACTTCTTGCCATCTTTCTCTTAATGTGGTTTTTGCACTAATTAAGACAGTATTTCTCTTATTTACAATGTATTCTAAAACACCCGGAGAAACTAAATCTACCAATTTACCAAGACCTTTATTGACAAACTCTTGTTTACCTATATTACCTTGACTGTCAAGTGGAATCCCTGCACCAATCAAAATGAGTTCTATAATACTTTCAAATTCTTTACCTGCTCTACTCCTCCTACTTTGAGTATTTGACAAAGTCAAAGCATATATATGTTCCGGAAATTCTTCCACAAACCAAGTAATTGCCTCTATTGGTGTAAGAGTTTTGATATACTCATCATCAACTAACTCTTTTAGCATTTTTGAAGTAAAGTCTTTTTCTAATGGCTGAAATTCACTCCAACAGCTATTTCTAAGTTTTTCAACAACTTCACTTGCATTACTTAAAAAGAATTCTTTAGGGGCTTTGTCGTATCCTAATGTAATAAAATTATCATAAACTAAGTCATAAGGCTGTTTAAAGCCTTCTTTCCTTTTTTCTTTAACTAAGTTTTTATATTCATCAAGAGAAATATTTGCCATAACTCTTTTCCTTTCTTGAAAAATTTTCTTCTATATGGTACAATAGTGTCAAATAGAGGACAGTTAGTCCTTGAAATAACATATATAAATATAAACTTGAAATAACATATATAAAAAGGATAATATATATGAATATTATACCACAAGTCATAGATAATTCCCCTGCTATTTTAATAAAAAATAAGCGTATCAGATTACAAATGACTTAAAAAGAATTAGCTGATGCTGTTGGTATGTCCAAATTCGGAGATAGGACAATTCGCAGATGGGAAAATGGAGAAAGTCAGCCATCGTCCATTGAGCTGAAACATATTTTATCATTTCCTGAAAAAGTACCTTTCCCCAATAATGAAAATGCCCCCTATAAAATCATTGATTTATTTGCCGGAATTGGTGGTACAAGGCTTGGATTTTACCAAACAGGTAAAACAAATGTCGTATTCAGTAGTGAAATTGATAAATTTGCAGTAAAAACATATAAGGCAAATTTTGGTGAAACTCCTTTTGGAGATATTACAAAAATATCTGAAAAAGATATTCCTAATCATGATATTATTGTCGGTGGTTTTCCTTGTCAAGCATTTAGTCAAGCCGGTAAAAAGCTTGGTTTTGAAGATACTCGTGGAACATTATTTTTTGAAATTGCAAGAATTATTAAAGAGAAACGACCTAAGGCATTTCTTCTTGAAAATGTCAAAAACCTAAAATCTCACGATAAAGGTCGTACCTATAAAACAATAGAAAAAACATTAAAGGATTTAAACTACGATGTTCATTCTATTATACTTAAAGCAAAAGACTTCGGTGTTCCACAAAATAGAGAGCGTATTTACATTGTTGGATTTGATAAGGATAAAATAGATAACTATAAAGATTTTTCTTTTCCAATTCCTCCCTGCCCAGATGTTTCTGTGGGAAATATTTTAGAGCAAAATGTTGATACTAAATACACCATTTCAAATGCACTTTGGCAAGGTCATCAACGACGAAAGAAAGAACATAAAATAAAGGGAAATGGATTTGGTTACACATTGTTCAATGAAAACAGTCCTTATACAAATACATTATCTGCAAGATATTATAAAGACGGGAGTGAAATACTTATTGAGCAAAAAGGAAAAAATCCACGAAAACTAACACCTCGTGAAGCTGCAAGACTTCAAGGCTTCCCCGAAAACTATATCATTCCTGTAAGTGATACTCAAAGTTACAAACAGTTTGGTAATTCTGTTGCCGTTACTGTTATCCATGCAATTGCAAATAACATAATTGATATACTTGATACCTGTACTAAAAAAGAGATTAACTAACTTCAATCTCTTTTTTCTAACTTATTAACTTGTATACCTGCCCTTTTCAGAACCTTTAATTTTTCTTGTTTTCTCTGTTCTCTCCTTGCCTTATACCTTTCCTCATATTCCTGTTGTTTTCCATTTACTTTACGCTTTAAGTAGTTTTGATGAAGTCTATCTTTTCTTTCCTTGATTTTTCTCTCTTCTTCCTCAATTTTTAATCTTTCTTCTTCTTCAGTCAATTCTTCTTTTGGTGGCTCATAGTTACCGATAAAATTAAAATATATCTCTATTTTTTTGCTTTGATGTTTGACTACTTTTTCTATTCCTTTCATGAACAATAATCTTTTCTACAAACTCATTTATCATTGTAGTTGTAAGTTCATCAAAATTTTCATATCGGCTTATTAGAGATATAAACTTTTTCGCCTTATCTGTTTCTTTTTCATATCTTAATATTGCAAACTCTAAGTCTTTAATTTCTTTGCTTAAAGCTATTTGCTCTGTTTCATATTGACTGTTAAGTATCTCATATCTATTACTTGGTATTTTTTCAAGTATCATATCTTCGTAAATACGGCACATCAATCGTTCAAGTTCCTGAAGTCTGTTTTTACTTTCCATTAATCTTATTTTTGTCTTTTCTATCTCTACTTTTTCCTTTTCTTCCATTTCATTTTAAATGGAACGGATAAAGGCTTCGTGATCTTCATCAAGATATTTTTTAATGTCTTTTAAGGTTTCCTGTATAAGGTTTAAGACTGCTTCCGCTTTTATCCTGTGAGTAGATGGACAAAGCGTTCCACAGGGTACTTTCGTGTAAGCACTGCAAGTGTAGTAGGGAATATTTTTGTAATTACTTGTTCTATGAACATACATTTTACTGCCACAATCTGCATAATACATAAGGCCCAGTTAAAGGGTGATATTCTCCCCAACCATCGGGATACCTTTTTACATTTCCTCTTATCCTTTGCACATTATCAAAGGTTTCTTGGTCTATAATTGCCTCGTGGGTATTTTCAAATATCAGCCAGTTTTCTTCAGATACATATTTGCTTTTCTTATCCTTGAAATGCTTTCTTGTTTTGAAGTTTACAGTATGACCTAAATATTCCTGTTTCTTTAAGATACTTACAATTGTAGAACTGCACCAACGATAAGGATGTTCAAACACTTTGCTTTGATGTAGTCCATATCCTAATTTTTGCTGATGGTAAGCAGGTATATCTACTTTTTCACTTTCCAATATCTTTGCTATTCGATACGGACCATTGCCTTGCATGGTCAGATTGAATATTCTCCTTACTATCTCCGCTGCTTTTTCATCTACAATCCACTTATCTTTGTCTTTTTCATCTTTGATATATCCATAAGGTGGAGAGCTTGCCGTATGCTTTCCGCTTTCCCCCTTTGACC
It encodes the following:
- a CDS encoding cupin, with protein sequence MSEQRIYCMDLVKKEDPEKAVRTPFYQTESTGGSVWVIKPGQTLQKHYHHNSDDIWIVLQGEGIFYPQPNEEVPFKKGHVIVSKKDSCHGAKNTGDEDIIFVSIVAPVPSDYDPINE